One region of Deltaproteobacteria bacterium CG11_big_fil_rev_8_21_14_0_20_49_13 genomic DNA includes:
- a CDS encoding oligopeptide transporter, OPT family: MKHTSSGVGLPANAYTTLKPGEKYVPTITAEQNVPEVTLRSVFWGLLFGIIFSAGSTFLTLKIAQGMEAAIPVAIIAVGLSFAYARRSSLLENVIIQSIASAAPAAAAGIVFVIPALYVLKLDEYVSFFTVFFACVAGGLLGIVYLIPFRKHYVSEMHGKYPFPEATAVTEVLVAGEEGGSHAKVLAYSVIIGGVYDFLSMSFGAWREVFTTKLIPSFAFFTDKVKMVFDLNTGAAVIGMGYIIGIRYCMILAASSFFSFIVLVPLVAHFGVGMVSVSGKLIGDMSAGEIFGNYVRFIGIGVIAMAAIIGVLKSSKIMVKAIKEGVNEMVHGRHADGNVPRTEKDMKMSVVLSLFLAALVSVFIYFRWETFGGVGNATMFSLVALLLVSFIAFLFTTVAIWCIAVTARNPISGMTIVTLAIASLSFVALGFIGKPGMAAVLIIGTIVCTALAVSGQLISDLKVGYWLGATPRNQERWKFVGIVVGGLGIAAVIILLNKVYGFSADRATALPAPQANAMAAVMQMVMGDGQVPWLMYGIGGILAILFEMLGVPPLAAGLGMYLPMNLNMSVLVGGALSHFIGTSGKTKAIAKKRGDKGTLIASGFIAGGAVMGVVGAILMYIQQSTGKIFLPDFGLGGNVLSGNFISLAGVAFLCIFILWDTFRVKE, from the coding sequence ATGAAACACACTTCAAGCGGGGTAGGCCTTCCTGCAAACGCCTACACAACTCTAAAGCCTGGTGAAAAATATGTGCCAACCATAACAGCCGAACAAAATGTTCCGGAAGTAACTCTTCGCTCGGTGTTTTGGGGTCTTTTGTTCGGTATCATCTTTAGTGCGGGCTCCACGTTTCTAACGCTTAAGATAGCACAGGGAATGGAGGCGGCCATACCGGTGGCAATAATTGCCGTCGGTCTTTCCTTCGCTTACGCAAGGAGGAGCTCGCTTCTTGAAAATGTCATTATACAATCGATAGCCTCTGCAGCACCGGCCGCGGCTGCCGGAATAGTCTTTGTTATCCCTGCTCTCTACGTCTTAAAATTAGATGAATATGTCTCGTTCTTTACGGTATTTTTTGCATGTGTCGCGGGCGGACTGCTCGGCATAGTTTACCTGATACCGTTCCGCAAACACTACGTTTCCGAGATGCATGGCAAATACCCGTTCCCAGAGGCGACCGCGGTCACAGAAGTTCTTGTTGCCGGCGAAGAAGGCGGAAGCCACGCCAAGGTCCTGGCATATTCGGTGATCATTGGCGGGGTCTATGATTTTCTATCGATGTCGTTCGGGGCATGGCGAGAGGTCTTTACAACAAAGCTCATACCCAGCTTTGCTTTTTTTACCGACAAGGTAAAGATGGTGTTCGATCTCAACACCGGCGCAGCCGTTATCGGCATGGGCTACATTATCGGCATTAGATATTGCATGATCCTTGCCGCGTCTTCATTTTTCTCGTTCATCGTTCTCGTTCCACTTGTAGCACATTTTGGCGTCGGCATGGTATCCGTTAGCGGGAAGTTGATCGGCGATATGAGCGCCGGCGAAATATTCGGTAATTACGTTCGCTTTATCGGTATTGGGGTCATTGCAATGGCTGCCATAATCGGCGTTTTAAAATCATCCAAAATAATGGTGAAGGCCATCAAGGAAGGCGTGAACGAAATGGTTCATGGACGTCATGCCGACGGGAATGTTCCGCGCACTGAAAAGGATATGAAAATGTCGGTGGTCTTAAGTCTATTTTTAGCTGCGCTGGTTTCCGTATTTATTTATTTTAGATGGGAGACTTTCGGCGGCGTTGGGAATGCAACAATGTTCAGCCTGGTGGCTCTCCTGCTTGTTTCTTTTATAGCCTTCTTGTTCACGACGGTCGCCATTTGGTGCATTGCTGTCACTGCGAGAAACCCGATATCTGGGATGACGATAGTGACTCTCGCAATTGCCAGCCTCTCATTCGTTGCCCTGGGTTTTATTGGTAAACCGGGTATGGCCGCGGTGCTGATAATCGGAACCATCGTTTGCACAGCTTTGGCGGTCTCAGGCCAGTTAATATCCGATCTAAAGGTCGGCTATTGGCTTGGCGCTACACCGAGAAATCAGGAACGTTGGAAGTTCGTTGGAATTGTTGTGGGCGGGCTTGGAATTGCAGCCGTCATAATACTTCTCAATAAGGTCTACGGATTCTCGGCTGACAGGGCAACTGCTCTACCGGCACCTCAGGCGAACGCTATGGCCGCTGTCATGCAGATGGTCATGGGAGATGGTCAGGTTCCATGGCTAATGTATGGTATCGGCGGAATTCTCGCGATCCTATTTGAAATGCTAGGCGTCCCTCCGCTTGCTGCCGGTCTTGGCATGTATCTGCCGATGAACCTTAATATGAGCGTTCTTGTTGGCGGCGCGTTGTCACACTTCATCGGAACTTCCGGGAAGACAAAAGCGATCGCAAAAAAACGCGGCGATAAGGGAACTTTGATCGCATCCGGATTCATCGCCGGCGGTGCAGTTATGGGCGTTGTCGGTGCGATACTTATGTATATTCAACAATCAACGGGTAAGATATTCTTGCCGGACTTCGGCCTTGGCGGAAACGTATTGTCCGGGAATTTCATTTCACTCGCCGGCGTGGCCTTCCTTTGTATCTTCATCCTTTGGGACACGTTCAGGGTTAAGGAGTAG